The Pongo abelii isolate AG06213 chromosome 3, NHGRI_mPonAbe1-v2.0_pri, whole genome shotgun sequence DNA window AGAAGTCCCGGGCCCAGAGCCCGGCCAGCAGGAGCAGTTGGTCTTCGGCAGCGGGGATGCTGTGGAGCTGAGCTGTCCCCCGCCCGGGGGTGGTCCCATGGGGCCCACTGTCTGGGTCAAGGATGGCACAGGGCTGGTGCCCTCGGAGCGTGTCCTGGTGGGGCCCCAGCGGCTGCAGGTGCTGAATGCCTCCCACGAGGACTCCGGGGCCTACAGCTGCCGGCAGCGGCTCACGCAGCGCGTACTGTGCCACTTCAGTGTGCGGGTGACAGGTGAGCTCTGGAGCCACGCCAGCTACAGAAAGGAGCTGAATGCTGGGCTCCCTGAGTCCCTGCGTGGGTCAGGAGCGGCTGGGGGTCTCTCTGGTCATTGGTGGAGAGGAGGGCACCCCCAGGAAGTGCTGCCCCAATGGGGGAccctgccccatctgggaggggCACCTGGGGGCTTCCTGGGGCAGGTTGGGCATTGGACGTGGCCGTCTCTGCCTTGCAGACGCTCCATCCTCAGGAGATGACGAAGACGGGGAGGACGAGGCTGAGGACACAGGTGTGGACACAGGTGGGAGCAGGGTCCAGGGTTCAGGCCGGCCAGGGTGGGGCCCGCTGCCACCGCCAAGCCCTGCCCTCCACAGGCAGCTGGGGGACTAAGGCCCCGGGACAACCTCCCTGGGGTCACCCCGAAGGTCCGGTCCCCTCAGGATGCAGGAGGGGCTGGGCCACTGACATGGCTCTAGATGCCCAACCCTGGTGGCAGGGCTGGGGTGCAAGGGGACACCCGTGTTGCTGATGGGGAGGCACAGGGCTCTGGGGGttccaggagcaggaggaggccaGGGCTGGCCTGTGGGGCTCTGGTGTTGGCTATAGGTGAGGTGGACCCCGCAGATACGAGTGCAGCAGGGCAGGGCGCTCAGGTGGCTGCCGTGGGGTGGATGGACCCAGGGTGAGGGCGCTGGGGCACCTACCACAACCCGTGGCGGGCAGGGTGACTGGCAGGAGGGTGGCTGGTGGGTGGGCTGCAGCTGTGGGAGAGCAGTTGGGGACGATGCCTGGTGTCCCGGCCTGGAACGGTGGCAGGCAGACTTTGCCAAGTTGTAGggcggggaggtggggcttcTGGTTTCCGAGGGAACTCTGAGGGGAGTGCGTGCAGGTGAGGGTCATCGTGGCACAGACATGGGGGGCAGTTACGACTTGCGGACTGATGGTGTGTGGGCTGGGTCCCTGGGCCAGCGGGGTGAGCAGGTGAGGAGGGGAGGCTGAGTCCATGAGAGAAACTGAGCTGGGGGAACTCACCCTGGGGGTCTCCAGGAGGCCTGGGAGGGAGCTCAGCATCCTGGGGTGCCTCTTTCCAGCCTCTGTCCGCACTGCTGCTTGCTGGGCCTCAGTGCCCCTCATGGGCGTGTCCCCGGAGGGGGCTGGCAGTGAGGTCACTGAGGGGAGGGCTGCTTCCCTCCTGGGGAATGCCAGCCCATCCTTGCCTGGAGTCCCGGCAGGAAGGCAGCACCAGCCCTGAGGAAGGAGAAGAACCAGTTGGGCTGTGAGGGAGGGGTGGTGGGAGCCCTGGACATCGAGATGCGAAGAGGCAGGGCCTCCAGGGTGCCACTGTCTCTAGGTGCCCGCCAGACTTGGAGCTCTGCAGAGGGTGGTGTAGGGTCTCTGATTCCCGTGGGCCCATGCTGCCCAGCTGCCTCCAAGGCTCCTGGCTCTGCAGGCGACTGGGCTCCTCTCCTGGTAGACTCCTCCCAGGTCCTGGCTTGTCCACTAGATGGGCCTGCCCCCTGGGTCTTCAGTCTCCCTGTTGGTGGGCCTGGCCCCAGCACGCCTCTCTGGGCAGGTGGGCTCCCCCGGACAATGCCCCGTGACTGCACAGGTCCAGGCAGAGCAccctggaggggaggggaggggacacaTGGCCCAGCTCTGAGAAAGCCCTGGGGaggggacaagatgtggaggctCCTGGGAACCTCATCCCGCCCTCTTCCTACACAgtacaggaaactgaggctgggggtgggcaggGACAGCTTTGGGAAGGAGGTTGTTCAGAGGGGCCTCTGCTGCCGCTCAGGTCATGGCCTTCACATGCACCTCGGCCAGCAGGGGCCCCTTACTGGACTCGGCCCGAGCGGATGGACAAGAAGCTGCTGGCCGTGCCGGCCGCCAACACCGTCCGCTTCCGCTGCCCGGCCGCCGGCAACCCCACTCCCTCCATCTCCTGGCTGAAGAATGGCAAGGAGTTCCGCGGCGAGCACCGCATCGGAGGCATCAAGGTGGGTGTGGCGGGGTGGCTCTGGGCCTGGCAGGCGCGGTGGTTGCCGCCTCCGCTCACTCGTGCCCCGCTGCAGCTGCGGCACCAGCAGTGGAGCCTGGTCATGGAAAGCGTGGTGCCCTCAGACCGCGGCAACTACACCTGCGTAGTGGAGAACAAGTTTGGCAGCATCCGGCAGACATACACGCTGGATGTGCTGGGTGAGGGCCTTGGGGCGgcacgggggtgggggtggcggtgGCGGCGAGGGAGGGGGTGGCCCCTGAGCGTCATCTGCCCCCACAGAGCGCTCCCCGCACCGGCCCATCCTGCAGGCGGGGCTGCCGGCCAACCAGACGGCGGTGCTGGGCAGCGATGTGGAGTTCCACTGCAAGGTGTACAGTGACGCACAGCCCCACATCCAGTGGCTCAAGCACGTGGAGGTGAACGGCAGCAAGGTGGGCCCGGACGGCACACCCTACGTTACCGTGCTCAAGGTGGGCCACCGTGTGTGCATGGGTGCCGCCGCTGGGGCCCCTGGGCTGGCCCCAAGGGTGCCCCTTGGCTGGGGGTTGCGTGAGGATTTGGGCCTTAGGGGTTGGAGCTTCGGGGGAAGAAGCTGTGGGGTGCTTGTGGGGCCAAGTCTCAGCTACCCCACACCTCAGGGCCATAGGCAGCTGCGCTGGGACCGGTTTCCATGTCTGCAGAGGGCCAACCTCGGCAATTGAAGTCCCTCACATGGAGCTGCCCACAGGGGCCTCTTGGGGGTGGGTGCGGCTCGGGCAGCAGTGGTGCCCCAGGACAGGAGGGCAGTGTGGCCAAGCCCTCCAGGCCCCCTCTGGACCTCAGAGTCGGTGGCTGAGCCCCGACCTGGCCAATTGGCTGTCGTCAGCTGTGTGCAGTGGGGCCCAAGCTCACTGTCTGCCCGCCTCCTGAAGCCCTTAGCTTTGTTCCCATGGCTGCCGGGTGGGGGCCACTGAACTGGGACGGTTGCGACACTCAAAGCCCAAAGAGAAACATCTGTTCAGAGAGAAGACGGTCTTATGGGGGCGGGGAGCAGGCGCAGGGCGAGGGTGGAGTCCAGACCCCGCCCAGAGAGGCCGCCTCGGGCCCTGTCCAGGGTACAGGTTCTGCAAGAGCCCGGGGGAGGGCAGGCCAGTGACCAGAGGTTGTTTGAGGGTCTGGGCTGGATTGTTGGGGTGGAGGCAGAGACTTGCATCCTGTGAAACCACAGCCACCGTGAAGTGCCTCCAcgcctcctccaggcagccttcGGGGCTGACGCAGCCCAGCCTCGATCTGTACCTTGGGGGTCTCCCACATCCTGCCTCGTGCCCGGCGGGGCTGCCTCAGGGGCGTGCCTGAGCCAGGTCTCTTGTCCCCGCAGTCCTGGATCAGTGAGAGTGTGGAGGCCGACGTGCGCCTCCGCCTGGCCAATGTGTCGGAGCGGGACGGGGGCGAGTACCTCTGTCGAGCCACCAATTTCATAGGCGTGGCCGAGAAGGCCTTTTGGCTGAGCGTTCACGGGCCCCGAGCAGGTAACGACTCTGTCCCATGCCGGCCGGCACAAGAGCTCCAGCTCCAAGGCCCTGGCCGCGCGCCCTGCACGCCCCGCACGCCCAGCCCTGCTCGCTCCCGCCCCCGGCTCGCGCTCCGCTCGGGGCCGCCTCGGCAAGGCTGGCAGCTCCAGCCTCCACGGTGACCGCCCGCTTCGAGCCCTGTGGCCTGCGCCGACCCTTCCCGCACGCCTGCGCTCCCCACAGGAGGTGCCCGGTGCCCACCGGGCCGGCTCCGTGCCGTCTGTGAGCGCCCCTTTGCGCCTCTCTCCGCCCCCGCCCGCTGCCTGCTCGCTTCCGCAGCctgtgtgtccgtgtgttcaTCCTCCACCTGCACCCGCCCGGCTCTGCGCTAACCCGCATGCTGCCTGTCCGCCTGCCGCTCACCTGGGACAGAGGACTCGCCGGTGGAGGGGCCTGGCTTCGGGCTCAGTACCGGTGCACCAGGCGGAGGGCCCTCGGCCGCGTGGCGGTGACCAAGTTGGCGGTGTCTGAGGAGTTGGTGGTGGCGGCGTTTTCCTTGCAGCGGCTGGATCCTGCCGTGTGGACTCTGTGCGGTGCCCGCAGGGCGGTGCTGGCGCTCGCCTATCGCTCTGCTCTCTCTTTGTAGACGGCGGGCGCTAACACCACCGACAAGGAGCTAGAGGTTCTGTCCTTGCACAACGTCACCTTTGAGGACGCCGGGGAGTACACCTGCCTGGCGGGCAATTCTATTGGGTTTTCTCATCACTCTGCGTGGCTGGTGGTGCTGCCAGGTACcggcttctgctgctgctgctccgcACTGGCTCGGGGACGCTGGTTCGGGACACGCCAAAGCCGCCAGGACGGACGGGAATCCTGTGGCTTATGGCCGTCCCGCTCCTTGAGCCCTCACACCTGGCCCTGTGCCCAGTGTGGGGACAAAGTTGGCCTGGCCCAGTCCTGGTCCCAGAGGGGCCCCCTCAGCCCCCTCAAGCCCGCTTCCCATCTGGGTCCCCAAAGGCCCCTCCTGCGGCTCTGGTGTCTCCCGGGCGCCTGGTGGCGGTGTGGGACTGGCTGGCTCTGCTGGGCTCCTCCTCTCCAGGGTCTGGCCCTCTAGACTCACCGGCGTTACTGACCGCAAGACCCTCCAGACAAGGCGGGTGCTGAGGTTCTGAGCCCCCTCCCGCTCCCAGTGGTGCCTGCGGCTGTAGGCCAGGGGCGTCCATGGGAGCCCCGGGGCGGggggccaggccaggcctcaACGCCTGTGTCTTTGCAGCTGAGGAGGAGCTGGTGGAGGCTGACGAGGCGGGCAGTGTGTATGCAGGCATCCTCAGCTACGGGGTGGGCTTCTTCTTGTTCATCCTGGTGGTGGCGGCTGTGACGCTCTGCCGCCTACGCAGCCCCCCCAAGAAAGGCCTGGGCTCCCCCACCGTGCACAAGATCTCCCGCTTCCCGCTCAAGCGACAGGTAACAGAAAGTAGATACCAGGTTCTGAGCTGCCTGCCCGCCGGGCCTCCTGGAGCCCCCCTCGGCCCACGCTTGTCCTGGGCTGTGTGAGTCCTCTCTGCAGCCAGGCGGGCTCCCCTCTCCTTGTCTCTGGTCGCCATGTAGAGCCTAGGGTACTTTGGGGCGCAAAACATTCTAAAAATCTTCATTCAATGCTGGTGGAAGTCAGAACGCCCCCCCCCTTCTGGCCCAGCACTGACCCCCGGCTGTACTTCCATGCCCTGTCGCCCACGCGGCACCAACCTGCCCCTGCTGACCCAAGCAGGTGTCCCTGGAGTCCAACGCGTCCATGAGCTCCAACACACCGCTGGTGCGCATCGCAAGGCTGTCCTCAGGGGAGGGCCCCACGCTGGCCAATGTCTCCGAGCTTGAGCTGCCTGCCGACCCCAAATGGGAGCTGTCTCGGGCCCGGTCAGTGGTGCTGAGGGCCAGCGTTGGCTGTAGGGGGCTTGGTGGTGGGGGTGAAACAGCCACCAGTCAGAGGCCCGGCTGGGTTTAGGGGCCATCAGGGATGTGGCGGATGTTGGGTGTGGCTGGGGCTCTGTGGAGATGCTCCTGGGATGGGTGCATGGCAGGGACTGCCTCTCTCAAGGTGCCCTGTCTGGAGGGGCAGCAAGGGTGGGAGACTGTGGGTGACACTCTTCGTCCTTAAGAGCAGGCTGTAGGGGGAGcatggagggcttcctggaggtggtGGCTCTGGGCCTCAagggctgggccaggctggggtggggacTGTGGTGGGCTGAGAGTAGGTGAGTTTGAACGCTCATGGCCCCTCTGCCTCCACTGCCAGGCTGACCCTGGGCAAGCCCCTTGGGGAGGGCTGCTTCGGTCAGGTGGTCATGGCAGAGGCCGTCGGCATTGACAAGGACCGGGCCGCCAAGCCTGTCACCGTAGCCGTGAAGATGCTGAAAGGTGAGGAGGGGGTGGCCAGGGGTGCAGAGCAGGGCTgggggcgccgccgccgccgcctgaCACAGGCCCCCCGCTCCTTGCACAGACGATGCCACTGACAAGGACCTGTCGGACCTGGTGTCTGAGATGGAGATGATGAAGATGATTGGCAAACACAAGAACATCATCAACCTGCTGGGCGCCTGCACGCAGGGTGGTAGGTGTGGTAGCGGTGGTGGTGCCGGGTGGGCGGCCCTCCTGGGCCTCGCAGCCCCTCTGAGGAGCCCGTGTCCCCAGGGCCCCTGTACGTGCTGGTGGAGTACGCGGCTAAGGGTAACTTGCGGGAGTTCCTGCGGGCGCGGCGGCCCCCGGGCCTGGACTACTCCTTCGACACCTGCAAGCCACCAGAGGAGCAGCTCACCTTCAAGGACCTGGTGTCCTGTGCCTACCAGGTGGCCCGGGGCATGGAGTACCTGGCCTCCCAGAAGGTGAGCAGGGCAGCAGGTGTGGGTGGAGTAGGTTGGGCCCTGTCCTGAGATGCTGGGAGCAGTGGGGAGAGGTGGAGGGGCTTcagccctgcctcccaccccttccccagtgCATCCACAGGGACCTGGCTGCCCGCAATGTGCTGGTGACCGAGGACAATGTGATGAAGATCGCAGACTTCGGGCTGGCCCGGGACGTGCACAACCTCGACTACTACAAGAAGACAACCAACGTGAGCCCGgccctggggtggggggggggtgggggccATGCCAGGAGGACGCCTGGCGCCAACACCGCCTTCCCACACCCTCCCAGGGCCGGCTGCCCGTGAAGTGGATGGCGCCTGAGGCCTTGTTTGACCGAGTCTACACTCACCAGAGTGACGTGTATGTGTCCTCCAGACCTCTGGCTTCAGGGGTGGAGGCGGGAACTGGGCAGAGCCAGGACCCCAGCTGCAGCCCCCAGGCCTGTGCCCCGGAGCTCTTGGGTGTGGTTTCTACCCCTCCCTGGGGGCAGCAGCGCAGCCCCTGGCCTATTCCCCTGGTGCCCGCCCAGGTGTCTGTCCTGGGAGTCTCAGAACAGCCTGACCTCGCCTCCCCCTGCAGCTGGTCCTTTGGGGTCCTGCTCTGGGAGATCTTCACGCTGGGGGGCTCCCCGTACCCCGGCATCCCTGTGGAGGAGCTCTTCAAGCTGCTGAAGGAGGGACACCGCATGGACAAGCCCGCCAACTGCACACACGACCtgtgagcagcatccctggccctcCACTGGGTCCTCAGGGGTGGGGTGCCCTCCGGGGCTGGGCGGGGGAGGGACTGGCAGCCCTTCAGGCTGTTCCTGAATAAGGTGGGAAGTAGCGGGGCTCACTCCTGAGCGCCCTGCCCGCAGGTACATGATCATGCGGGAGTGCTGGCATGCTGCACCCTCCCAGAGGCCCACCTTCAAGCAGCTGGTGGAGGACCTGGACCGTGTCCTTACCGTGACATCCACCGATGTGAGTGCTGGCTCTGCCCTGGTGCCACCCGCctatgcccctccccccaccatccCCGGCCATCCTGCCCCCCGGAGGGCTGAGGTGTGGGGCGGGCCCTCTGGGGcacagcctgggcacagaggTGGCTGTGCGAAGAGGGGCTCAGTGGGACAGCGCTCACCCCGCCTCCTACCAGCAGGAGTACCTGGACCTGTCGGCGCCTTTCGAGCAGTACTCTCCTGGTGGCCAGGACACCCCCAGCTGCAGCTCCTCAGGGGATGACTCCGTGTTTGCCCACGACCTGCTGCCCCCGGCCCCACCCAGCAGTGGGGGCTCGCGGACGTGAAGGGCCACTGGTCCCCAACAATGTGAGGGGGTCCCTAGCAGCCCACCCTGCTGCTGGTGCACAGCCATTCCCCGGCATGAGACTCAGTTCAGTGCAGATGGAGAGACAGCTACACAGAGCTTTggtctgtgtgtatgtgcgtgtgtgtgcgtgtgtgtgcgcgtgcgtgcacatccgtgtgtgcctgtgtgcgtgcGCATCTTGCCTCCAGGTGCAGAGGTACCCTGGGTGTCCCCGCTGCTGTGCAACGGCCTCCTGACTGGTGCTGCGGCACCGAGGGGCCTTTGTTCTGGGGGGACCCAGTGCAGAATGTAAGTGGGCCCACCCGGTGGGACCCCCGTGGGGCAGGGAGCTGGGCCCGACATGGCTCCGGCCTCTGCCTTTGCACCACAGGACATCACAGGGTGGGCCTCGGCCCCTCCCACACCCAAAGCTGAGCCTGCAGGGAAGTCCCACATGTCCAGCACCTTGTGCCTGGGGTGTTAGTGGCACCGCCTCCCCACCTCCAGGCTTTCCCAGTTCCCACCCTGCCCCTCAGAGACTGAAATTACGGGTACCTGAAGATGGGAGCCTTTACCTTTTATCCAAAAGGTTTATTCCAGAAACTAGTGTACATTTCTATAAATAGATGCtgtgtatatggtatatatacatacatatatataaaatatatggaagAGGAAAAGGCTGGTACAACGGAGGCCTGCGACCCTGGGGGCACAGGAGGCAGGCGTGGCCCTGGGCGGGGGAGGGAGGCCCCAGGGGGTCTCACCCATGCAAGCAGAGGAGCAGGGCCTTTTCTGGCACCgcagttttgttttaaaactggACCTGTATATTTGTAAAGCTATTTATGGGCCCCTGGCACTCTTGTTCCCACACCCCAACACTTCTAGCATTTAGCCAGCCACATGGCggagagttttaatttttaacttattaACAACCGAGAAGGTTTATCCCGCCTATAGAGGGACGGCCAAGAATGTACGTCCAGCCTGCCCCGGAGCTGGAGGATCCCCTCCAAGCTTAAAAGGTTGTTAATAGTTGGAGGTGATTCCAGTGaggatattttatttcctttgtcctTTTTCAGGAGAATTAGATTTC harbors:
- the FGFR3 gene encoding fibroblast growth factor receptor 3 isoform X3; the protein is MGAPACALALCVAVAIVAGASSESLGTEQRVVGRAAEVPGPEPGQQEQLVFGSGDAVELSCPPPGGGPMGPTVWVKDGTGLVPSERVLVGPQRLQVLNASHEDSGAYSCRQRLTQRVLCHFSVRVTDAPSSGDDEDGEDEAEDTGVDTGAPYWTRPERMDKKLLAVPAANTVRFRCPAAGNPTPSISWLKNGKEFRGEHRIGGIKLRHQQWSLVMESVVPSDRGNYTCVVENKFGSIRQTYTLDVLERSPHRPILQAGLPANQTAVLGSDVEFHCKVYSDAQPHIQWLKHVEVNGSKVGPDGTPYVTVLKTAGANTTDKELEVLSLHNVTFEDAGEYTCLAGNSIGFSHHSAWLVVLPAEEELVEADEAGSVYAGILSYGVGFFLFILVVAAVTLCRLRSPPKKGLGSPTVHKISRFPLKRQQVSLESNASMSSNTPLVRIARLSSGEGPTLANVSELELPADPKWELSRARLTLGKPLGEGCFGQVVMAEAVGIDKDRAAKPVTVAVKMLKDDATDKDLSDLVSEMEMMKMIGKHKNIINLLGACTQGGPLYVLVEYAAKGNLREFLRARRPPGLDYSFDTCKPPEEQLTFKDLVSCAYQVARGMEYLASQKCIHRDLAARNVLVTEDNVMKIADFGLARDVHNLDYYKKTTNGRLPVKWMAPEALFDRVYTHQSDVWSFGVLLWEIFTLGGSPYPGIPVEELFKLLKEGHRMDKPANCTHDLYMIMRECWHAAPSQRPTFKQLVEDLDRVLTVTSTDEYLDLSAPFEQYSPGGQDTPSCSSSGDDSVFAHDLLPPAPPSSGGSRT
- the FGFR3 gene encoding fibroblast growth factor receptor 3 isoform X4 produces the protein MGAPACALALCVAVAIVAGASSESLGTEQRVVGRAAEVPGPEPGQQEQLVFGSGDAVELSCPPPGGGPMGPTVWVKDGTGLVPSERVLVGPQRLQVLNASHEDSGAYSCRQRLTQRVLCHFSVRVTDAPSSGDDEDGEDEAEDTGVDTGAPYWTRPERMDKKLLAVPAANTVRFRCPAAGNPTPSISWLKNGKEFRGEHRIGGIKLRHQQWSLVMESVVPSDRGNYTCVVENKFGSIRQTYTLDVLERSPHRPILQAGLPANQTAVLGSDVEFHCKVYSDAQPHIQWLKHVEVNGSKVGPDGTPYVTVLKTAGANTTDKELEVLSLHNVTFEDAGEYTCLAGNSIGFSHHSAWLVVLPAEEELVEADEAGSVYAGILSYGVGFFLFILVVAAVTLCRLRSPPKKGLGSPTVHKISRFPLKRQVSLESNASMSSNTPLVRIARLSSGEGPTLANVSELELPADPKWELSRARLTLGKPLGEGCFGQVVMAEAVGIDKDRAAKPVTVAVKMLKDDATDKDLSDLVSEMEMMKMIGKHKNIINLLGACTQGGPLYVLVEYAAKGNLREFLRARRPPGLDYSFDTCKPPEEQLTFKDLVSCAYQVARGMEYLASQKCIHRDLAARNVLVTEDNVMKIADFGLARDVHNLDYYKKTTNGRLPVKWMAPEALFDRVYTHQSDVWSFGVLLWEIFTLGGSPYPGIPVEELFKLLKEGHRMDKPANCTHDLYMIMRECWHAAPSQRPTFKQLVEDLDRVLTVTSTDEYLDLSAPFEQYSPGGQDTPSCSSSGDDSVFAHDLLPPAPPSSGGSRT
- the FGFR3 gene encoding fibroblast growth factor receptor 3 isoform X7 codes for the protein MGAPACALALCVAVAIVAGASSESLGTEQRVVGRAAEVPGPEPGQQEQLVFGSGDAVELSCPPPGGGPMGPTVWVKDGTGLVPSERVLVGPQRLQVLNASHEDSGAYSCRQRLTQRVLCHFSVRVTDAPSSGDDEDGEDEAEDTGVDTGAPYWTRPERMDKKLLAVPAANTVRFRCPAAGNPTPSISWLKNGKEFRGEHRIGGIKLRHQQWSLVMESVVPSDRGNYTCVVENKFGSIRQTYTLDVLERSPHRPILQAGLPANQTAVLGSDVEFHCKVYSDAQPHIQWLKHVEVNGSKVGPDGTPYVTVLKSWISESVEADVRLRLANVSERDGGEYLCRATNFIGVAEKAFWLSVHGPRAAEEELVEADEAGSVYAGILSYGVGFFLFILVVAAVTLCRLRSPPKKGLGSPTVHKISRFPLKRQVSLESNASMSSNTPLVRIARLSSGEGPTLANVSELELPADPKWELSRARLTLGKPLGEGCFGQVVMAEAVGIDKDRAAKPVTVAVKMLKDDATDKDLSDLVSEMEMMKMIGKHKNIINLLGACTQGGPLYVLVEYAAKGNLREFLRARRPPGLDYSFDTCKPPEEQLTFKDLVSCAYQVARGMEYLASQKCIHRDLAARNVLVTEDNVMKIADFGLARDVHNLDYYKKTTNGRLPVKWMAPEALFDRVYTHQSDVWSFGVLLWEIFTLGGSPYPGIPVEELFKLLKEGHRMDKPANCTHDLYMIMRECWHAAPSQRPTFKQLVEDLDRVLTVTSTDEYLDLSAPFEQYSPGGQDTPSCSSSGDDSVFAHDLLPPAPPSSGGSRT
- the FGFR3 gene encoding fibroblast growth factor receptor 3 isoform X1; protein product: MGAPACALALCVAVAIVAGASSESLGTEQRVVGRAAEVPGPEPGQQEQLVFGSGDAVELSCPPPGGGPMGPTVWVKDGTGLVPSERVLVGPQRLQVLNASHEDSGAYSCRQRLTQRVLCHFSVRVTDAPSSGDDEDGEDEAEDTGVDTAGAPYWTRPERMDKKLLAVPAANTVRFRCPAAGNPTPSISWLKNGKEFRGEHRIGGIKLRHQQWSLVMESVVPSDRGNYTCVVENKFGSIRQTYTLDVLERSPHRPILQAGLPANQTAVLGSDVEFHCKVYSDAQPHIQWLKHVEVNGSKVGPDGTPYVTVLKTAGANTTDKELEVLSLHNVTFEDAGEYTCLAGNSIGFSHHSAWLVVLPAEEELVEADEAGSVYAGILSYGVGFFLFILVVAAVTLCRLRSPPKKGLGSPTVHKISRFPLKRQQVSLESNASMSSNTPLVRIARLSSGEGPTLANVSELELPADPKWELSRARLTLGKPLGEGCFGQVVMAEAVGIDKDRAAKPVTVAVKMLKDDATDKDLSDLVSEMEMMKMIGKHKNIINLLGACTQGGPLYVLVEYAAKGNLREFLRARRPPGLDYSFDTCKPPEEQLTFKDLVSCAYQVARGMEYLASQKCIHRDLAARNVLVTEDNVMKIADFGLARDVHNLDYYKKTTNGRLPVKWMAPEALFDRVYTHQSDVWSFGVLLWEIFTLGGSPYPGIPVEELFKLLKEGHRMDKPANCTHDLYMIMRECWHAAPSQRPTFKQLVEDLDRVLTVTSTDEYLDLSAPFEQYSPGGQDTPSCSSSGDDSVFAHDLLPPAPPSSGGSRT
- the FGFR3 gene encoding fibroblast growth factor receptor 3 isoform X5, which produces MGAPACALALCVAVAIVAGASSESLGTEQRVVGRAAEVPGPEPGQQEQLVFGSGDAVELSCPPPGGGPMGPTVWVKDGTGLVPSERVLVGPQRLQVLNASHEDSGAYSCRQRLTQRVLCHFSVRVTDAPSSGDDEDGEDEAEDTAGAPYWTRPERMDKKLLAVPAANTVRFRCPAAGNPTPSISWLKNGKEFRGEHRIGGIKLRHQQWSLVMESVVPSDRGNYTCVVENKFGSIRQTYTLDVLERSPHRPILQAGLPANQTAVLGSDVEFHCKVYSDAQPHIQWLKHVEVNGSKVGPDGTPYVTVLKTAGANTTDKELEVLSLHNVTFEDAGEYTCLAGNSIGFSHHSAWLVVLPAEEELVEADEAGSVYAGILSYGVGFFLFILVVAAVTLCRLRSPPKKGLGSPTVHKISRFPLKRQQVSLESNASMSSNTPLVRIARLSSGEGPTLANVSELELPADPKWELSRARLTLGKPLGEGCFGQVVMAEAVGIDKDRAAKPVTVAVKMLKDDATDKDLSDLVSEMEMMKMIGKHKNIINLLGACTQGGPLYVLVEYAAKGNLREFLRARRPPGLDYSFDTCKPPEEQLTFKDLVSCAYQVARGMEYLASQKCIHRDLAARNVLVTEDNVMKIADFGLARDVHNLDYYKKTTNGRLPVKWMAPEALFDRVYTHQSDVWSFGVLLWEIFTLGGSPYPGIPVEELFKLLKEGHRMDKPANCTHDLYMIMRECWHAAPSQRPTFKQLVEDLDRVLTVTSTDEYLDLSAPFEQYSPGGQDTPSCSSSGDDSVFAHDLLPPAPPSSGGSRT
- the FGFR3 gene encoding fibroblast growth factor receptor 3 isoform X6, giving the protein MGAPACALALCVAVAIVAGASSESLGTEQRVVGRAAEVPGPEPGQQEQLVFGSGDAVELSCPPPGGGPMGPTVWVKDGTGLVPSERVLVGPQRLQVLNASHEDSGAYSCRQRLTQRVLCHFSVRVTDAPSSGDDEDGEDEAEDTGAPYWTRPERMDKKLLAVPAANTVRFRCPAAGNPTPSISWLKNGKEFRGEHRIGGIKLRHQQWSLVMESVVPSDRGNYTCVVENKFGSIRQTYTLDVLERSPHRPILQAGLPANQTAVLGSDVEFHCKVYSDAQPHIQWLKHVEVNGSKVGPDGTPYVTVLKTAGANTTDKELEVLSLHNVTFEDAGEYTCLAGNSIGFSHHSAWLVVLPAEEELVEADEAGSVYAGILSYGVGFFLFILVVAAVTLCRLRSPPKKGLGSPTVHKISRFPLKRQQVSLESNASMSSNTPLVRIARLSSGEGPTLANVSELELPADPKWELSRARLTLGKPLGEGCFGQVVMAEAVGIDKDRAAKPVTVAVKMLKDDATDKDLSDLVSEMEMMKMIGKHKNIINLLGACTQGGPLYVLVEYAAKGNLREFLRARRPPGLDYSFDTCKPPEEQLTFKDLVSCAYQVARGMEYLASQKCIHRDLAARNVLVTEDNVMKIADFGLARDVHNLDYYKKTTNGRLPVKWMAPEALFDRVYTHQSDVWSFGVLLWEIFTLGGSPYPGIPVEELFKLLKEGHRMDKPANCTHDLYMIMRECWHAAPSQRPTFKQLVEDLDRVLTVTSTDEYLDLSAPFEQYSPGGQDTPSCSSSGDDSVFAHDLLPPAPPSSGGSRT
- the FGFR3 gene encoding fibroblast growth factor receptor 3 isoform X2 — encoded protein: MGAPACALALCVAVAIVAGASSESLGTEQRVVGRAAEVPGPEPGQQEQLVFGSGDAVELSCPPPGGGPMGPTVWVKDGTGLVPSERVLVGPQRLQVLNASHEDSGAYSCRQRLTQRVLCHFSVRVTDAPSSGDDEDGEDEAEDTGVDTAGAPYWTRPERMDKKLLAVPAANTVRFRCPAAGNPTPSISWLKNGKEFRGEHRIGGIKLRHQQWSLVMESVVPSDRGNYTCVVENKFGSIRQTYTLDVLERSPHRPILQAGLPANQTAVLGSDVEFHCKVYSDAQPHIQWLKHVEVNGSKVGPDGTPYVTVLKTAGANTTDKELEVLSLHNVTFEDAGEYTCLAGNSIGFSHHSAWLVVLPAEEELVEADEAGSVYAGILSYGVGFFLFILVVAAVTLCRLRSPPKKGLGSPTVHKISRFPLKRQVSLESNASMSSNTPLVRIARLSSGEGPTLANVSELELPADPKWELSRARLTLGKPLGEGCFGQVVMAEAVGIDKDRAAKPVTVAVKMLKDDATDKDLSDLVSEMEMMKMIGKHKNIINLLGACTQGGPLYVLVEYAAKGNLREFLRARRPPGLDYSFDTCKPPEEQLTFKDLVSCAYQVARGMEYLASQKCIHRDLAARNVLVTEDNVMKIADFGLARDVHNLDYYKKTTNGRLPVKWMAPEALFDRVYTHQSDVWSFGVLLWEIFTLGGSPYPGIPVEELFKLLKEGHRMDKPANCTHDLYMIMRECWHAAPSQRPTFKQLVEDLDRVLTVTSTDEYLDLSAPFEQYSPGGQDTPSCSSSGDDSVFAHDLLPPAPPSSGGSRT